A window of Pyrus communis chromosome 3, drPyrComm1.1, whole genome shotgun sequence genomic DNA:
TTCTTACAGGTGATCTGATGACAACCCAACTCGTTAACGGATCATGTCATGTTAATGAGTCTTGCAATAAAGTGCCGTGCCTaatttttaaactttgaaaATCGTTTATGTATCATAACTATTATCTTAACGGATTATTAAcgtgtgacccgataacgaTCTGAATCGTTAATCGGTAATACAAACGATCAGACTCGTTAACAATTAACCCAAAACTAATAATTTTCGTATTATTTAATATCAGTTCACGGATAGCATAAAAAATTGTCTGACTTACCCACTATATACAAAGAAAGTAGTAAGACCCACCCCATACTTGTCTATGAAAgtgtgttttattttcgtttctagtaattttatttcattatcgCCATGCGGACGCACACAgttctttcattttcattgtCTGCAAAACTCGGACTTTACACGTGGCAGATTTTACCAGCTCTCGGCTCTCTGCCAAGGGACACTAATATGGCGTCCTTCAATGGAACTCTGATAAATGCATGAGTTTATTTATTACGTTGAAAAATTACGTTGTCATTTTTTTAATACGACTGATATTCCTattctaaattaaattaaagaaaaaataatgaaaatggtttacatgattgactttttaatgtaaaagtgtgttttttcgttaaagtgaacagtactatgagtttttcattaaaactttcttaaattaaatgaaaacaaTGTTTAAATTCGAAAAGTAGTGTAAGTTTTCATTTAGGGTGAATAACATTTCTCCCACAAGTATGATAATTtgctaattaaaaacaatttttatgtGTGTTTGACATATTATAACAGACTCTTATAACGCGAGATAAATTTCTTTGTTCTTGTGTCAATGCCCTTCTCTTTCAATCTCCCTCGTTGTCATTGCGTATTTGAAGTATGTTTATACTTTGTACATGATTTGTGTACGCATACGCTAGAAAAATTATCGAAGAAAGACAAATTGATCAACATAAAATAACGTGATGAATATCTCCCACACTAGTCCAAGATATACGCGATATGCATGGCTTTTTTTTGGTAAAGCTTATTTCAACAACGAGAAAGTTGGTAGAAAGTTGGCATAACTTGTCCCGTACGAACAAAGACTTGTAAGTTGTAGCAAATTTTCCTACTACAATCGTGCAGCAATTAGCTAGTGTTTGAACTTGTTAGCTGAAGTTGGGCACGCCAAGTTTGATAGTTTAAGACACGAAGTTTGTTCCTTGAAAAGTTAAATAGAGATTTCAAAAGAGAAGGCCTTACGGAGAAGAGATTctctcctttttccttttttattttttatttttatttttttttaaaacaagaaTTAGTTAGGGGTTCCCGCCACATTGAACTTCAACGATTTGAACCATCtgtttttcaagttgcacttcTTAGATCATCTTTGCATTAGCCAAATCGGATATATTTGATGAACAATTTGTtctataagaaataataaaattttattgtgacaattaaataggcaaatggtttcagGTTGAATTAGATTTTTGCAATAATGTCCATGAATCGAGACTTCTAAAATAAACGATTCAAATCGTTGAAGTTCAATTAGAATGGATCACACAActaatccttattttttttattagaatggATCACACAACAAATTAAGTGGACTAATTGatcatatttcaaattttttgccGATTCATAACTTCCTTTTCTGCAAATAAACAAGTATATgtcatgaaaaatataaaaagaagaaaaatgaaacaaaattaaaaaaaaaagagaaaattatagTTTGAGGCAAAAAGAGTAAAAAGAGAGATGGGGTTAAGTGGGTGGgacggtaaaaaaaataatccGATAAGGCGGACAGTAATGCGACGGGGAACGGACCGAGCCGAGCCGGTAAATCCATCGAAGCCACTAAAGCCTTAATGACATCGACAACAAACCCTCACGCGCTCATCCCGGCGACCTCCCTCCTACACTCGCGCCTCATGCGGCCGGCGCTCTGCTCCCACCGACGTGACCCCTTTACTCACTAACAACACCCACCCCCTCTCTCTATTCCCACCCGCTCCCCAATTTTCCCACGCCCAAAATCCACCCTTCCCGATGGGCGACCTAACCGACCTCCAAATAACGCCGTTCAATGCCGGCACCACCGCCTCCACCCCGCCCTCCTCCAAACCTCGCCCCATGCCCGTCCGCGAAGACTGCTGGAGCGAGGAAGCCACGTCCACTCTCGTCGACGCCTGGGGCCGCCGCTACATCGAGCTTAACCGCGGGAACCTCCGTCAGAAGGACTGGCAGGAGGTCGCTGACGCCGTCAACGCCCTCCACGGCCACACCAAGAAGACCCACCGGACGGACGTCCAGTGCAAGAACCGAATCGATACTATCAAGAAGAAGTACAAGGTGGAGAAGGTTAGGGTTTCGTCCTCCAACGGAACCCTAACCTCGTCGTGGCCTTTCTTCGAGAGGCTCGACGCTCTCATCGGATCTAATGTCAAGAAGGCGTCTCCTTCGCCTCACTCGCCTTCGCTGCCGGTCGCCGTTCCGTTGCCTTTGGGGTACCGGAAGACGCCGTCCTCGGCTCCGGTGGTGACGGCTGTGGCGCTTCCGCAGAAGCGGTCGGCATCGACTGCGGCGCTCGACGAGGGTTTCTTCAGGATGAATTACTCGGCTGTGGCTGCGGCTGCAGCCGCAGCCGCAGGGGCTGAGGATGAAGACGATGAGGACGAGGATGAGGACGATGACGATAACGATGAGGCCGATGAGGAGGTTGAGATGGCGAGGGAGAGCGGAGGAGAGGTTGGAagcggtggaggaggaggagaagggttGAAGAGATTGGCGAGAGCGATTGAGAGGTTCGGGGAGGTGTATCAGAGAGTGGAGGCCGAGAAGTTGAGGCAGATGGTGGAGTTGGAGAAGCAGAGGATCCAATTCGCCAATGAATTGGAGGTagagaggatgaggatgatcatgGACACGCAGGTCCAGCTCGAACGGATTAAGCACGGCAAGCGGTCCGGCTCTAATGGTGAGGCAAATCTCTCATATTTCTTGTGTGTAAATTGTAGGATTGTTTTTCgtttgtgtttttattgttaaatTGATTGGATTGTTTGATGTTTTATGTCTTTGTGTCAACATGGTCGAGCTTAATTTTATATAACTTGTGAGATTTCATGGTAGTGGCCTGAAAGGGCCTTCCTTGAGTTTGAAGCATCTGTCAATTTTGAAGATCCAAACTTTACCCTGATTGGGAATTTTAGTTAGGGTTCTTGCTCGGAAGTTTGAACTGCACCTTGGCAATGTAGTAAAACAATGATCGACTGTTGCGTTGCATATGTAATTGGAAACTGTTTGCTTGTGTGCTGCCCCCAAAGTCTCAGTTCCTCCTCTGTATTGTAACACGAATGTTGTTGCGGTTGTTTGATTCCTAGACTTTTATGCACTATCTGGCTAGTATTCTTAATGTGATTAGGAGGGGATACATTTCGGTTTCACAGGCTTCATGTATGAGAGCGATGTTTCAGAGATATGGAGAAGTTTGAATTATATGGAGGAATTTCAATACTCTGTCGTAGGCTTAACTTAACTTGAACTAAGTTGTTTTGATATTGCTTTAATTTTAGGAACAATGGGAGTTAGATAGCGATGATAAGTATTCTGTGGACGCAAAATTCGTCTGTCTAGGGGTGGGAGTAGGTTGAGCATCTGCCTGTTGGTTACCCCTAATTTTTTGACCCATGGTATGATAACCGTGTCTCCCTGGGATTCTCATGCATTAAGCGCTCTGGTCGTCATCATTCTCTGCATGAAATTTCATTAGTTCTAGGAACTTGTTGGTTAATGTTGTATCAAATATCTTGATAATAATATGAAATGTGCGAAATGTCTAGTAATTTACAGGATTTGTTTCATAAGGGAGAAATCTTCTAAATTATTCAAGTGAAGAAACATGCGTGGTTACCTTAATGCCCACCTTACATTGCATTCTTCTCTTACATCCTCTTATTTTTACATTATAATTCCACTAAGTTGATTTCAGGAACACAACTTATCTTGGCCTTGATGTTGTCTATAATGTTTCCTCGTGGATGTAAAAGTTTGTAAAGTTGAGCTCtgagattttatttatttatattcatatttttttttttagatttctATCAATTTGTATTATAAAAGAACATAAAACATGTAACTGGAGTCTTTTAATTCATTAATGTCTCAGCCCGCTCGCTCACTCCTCCATCAGTGTGCCGTCTAAGATTTATTTCTCATTTCTGTGTTAGTAACTTAATGACTGCTCTCAATGTTTAGATTTAGAGAATGTTAACAGCATCAGTTTCCGATTGCATAGAATGACCTTTCCAGGAGGGCAACATACAGAATGTTTTTAGCATGCCATTTATCCATAGCCTCATTAAGGTTCTGAATCACATGGTGTCTGATCTTTCTTGGATAACTTGATTGGCTAACGTTGATGTAGCTAGTGCATGTTTCTGCCCCATACTTCCCTACGACATACAAGAATACGTtgccttgtttgaaaatttgTGCTTTTATATTTCTTATAACATCTGAGTGATTTCGATGGAAAACTTGATAAAGTGATACAGAAAAGTAGATCTCCCCGAACCCCCAGATCATACGGCATTTTTTCTACTTGTTCTGGTCAACACAAGTTTGACGTTTAAACTATTTTACTGCACAGTTTTATTGTGTGATGTTTAGAGGGTCGTTGATATTCAAGTTGAAATACATGATGTCTCAGTTAGCGCTTCTGCACATGGTACTCTTGAATTATGATATAATCATGTGTAATCTGGGTTAGCTCTTGTGctcttgattttgttttttgttgcaaatttgatttctaACAACGGTTTTACGGTTCTCTCTTTTACAGATGTTTACAGCTAGCTAGCCTAGTGCCGGAGAAGCTTTAACGGTAAACTTACGCAGGGGAAGCGTTATGTAGCATCTTCTTGATTATCCTAGGAAGTACATATTGTTGCAGCTGATGATACTGGACCTGAGAGAAACTACTGGCACCAACCGTCCCGGGTTTTATTTTCGGCTCCTTTCatctccttttgttttttttttttttttttttttcccccaaaaTTTACTATTATTCTCAACTATTCGGGAACAATATAATTGTCTTGTTTGTTGTACTCGTCCTTAGATCTGGTCCAGTGAATTTGCTTAATATTAGttagcatttttttttggtttgaactCCACAAATCTAGTTGTCTTGcaatataaaaaattagtaGTTAACTTGTCTTTGAATGTGTTTTCTTTTGCTTCTCTGGCTTACTGCCCCTTCATCCCTTTGTTTGTTTACTCTGTTTTGGTTCTTGGGCTCCTTTATACATCCGTTCTGGACCCCGAGATTCACTGACAAATACTACCAatgtaaataaaatcaaacgatcaaattttatatattcgAGATTTTAGTGTATGGGATGATGATGATATTCAATCTCGAAAGAAGGCTGTTACTGGCAAATCCAAAAAGGTCGTCAAGCACTCATATATAGTGagaaaaagggcaaaaaaaaaaaaaaaggaaaaaagggagAAATGAGACTTGAGTGGGTCCCATCCAACGGATCAACTTAATTGTCTCAATTCAAATGACAATACTTGCATTCAGCCAGAGAGCGCACTTTTATCTTACATAAACAAACTTTTTTGTAGATAATCAATAGTAGAAAGTGTTTAGTTTCTTAAACATCACTTAAAGATCATATTTGTAAAAAAGTCAATCAAATTAGAGACTATTTAGTCATCTTTAACTATCGAACAAATTGAcgtttttgttaaatattaagATCATCAGGATGAATCGTGCATTTATTTTATACATATTTGTGTGGGTCATTGTAATCTTTTTCCTTCCGTAATTTTGGGTCCAAGTCAGAAAATCAGTGCAGGCAGGTAAAAGGGCAGGTCACCATCTAGCAGACTAGCACTGTAATAAAATGGCCAATATATTCCTCTGCTTAGCCTTTCTTTTAACTTTGGCCAAAGCATTTTCCCGCCAACTTCATGAAGACCAAACCATGCTGAAAAGGCACGAAAACTGGATAGCTCGAATAAACGTGTTCACAAGGATgcagaagaggaggagaaggagaagcgACACATGATATATTCAAAGATGACGTCGAATTCATTCGGGATTTTACATTAACAAACGCTTGCACCAGAACTACACACTAAGCATAAATGAATTTGCAGACCTGACCAATGAGGAATTTCGAGAACATTCGTGTATTACTGGTTAGAAGAAACAATTCTCCAAAGTGTTTGTGTCCATAGGTGCTGCAGCTGGTTTTAAACATGGAAGTGTGACTGAAATGCCaaaatgtggtgaaaataaCATGGTATTGATGACTTATGTTGTTTCAATTGTACATGAATTCAGCAGCGGCAGAAGGGGCTACTCAGCACAAACCGGAAACTTAATCTGTAGATTGTGACACAACAGGTGAAGACCATGGCTGTGAAGGTGGTCTAATTGGACATTGTTTTCCAATTCATCCAACAAAATGGGGAGTAGATATGTAGATGGAAAAATAGATGCAACACTTAGAAGCCTGCATCCCCAAGAGACTCCGTAAACATATACTACGACTGACCGAGTATGTGCCTAAACAAACGAAATGCTTTGTTGCAGGCTGTCGCCAGTTTTTGTTGCCATTGATGCAAGTCGATCTGCTTTCCACCTTTATTCGAGCCGTGTGCTCACTGGCACTGGAACATGTAACTTAGACTGTTTTTACCGCGGTTGGATACGAGACCAGTGGTGATGGGACTAAGTATTGGGTTGTGAAGAGTTCTCAGAAAATGGGGAAAGTGGATTCTATGGCAGCCATGCCAAAGGACGGACTCAGCGTCATTGGTATATATAATGGCATGATTAAAAATGGAAAACCATGAAGTCGCAAGGGTTAGCCCCGTGGTGAGGGTGGGTAAGGTGATAGGTAGAGGAGTGTGCTAATTACTGAAATCTGAAACCCTCTAATGTAAcaacaaaatgaagaaaagaaaatgataatgTTGTCATATAGTATGTGATGAATAATTGATTTGTATCATCTATATATATGTTCTCGGCAATTTTCAGAAATTGATTTGTACCAAATATCAGTATGTAGAAGAATTTGGTTtgtcctcttcttcttcaaatttcaaattcatagacaacaacttttttttttaacaaatgatactATTTACACTAAGATGGTGAGGGGGTGAGGGAGTGAGATAAACTTTGTAATGGGTTTGCCACGATAATGTGGTTTAACTTCgtttttggtgagaatcaaattGAAGACCTTACTCTTCAAATCTCAGATTCACAGATAACAATTttctccaacttttttttttttttttaaataaatgatactatttatactaagaggGCGAGGAAGTGAGATAAGCTTTGTAATGAGTTtaccataataatgtggtttaacttcgtttttggtgagaatcaaactGAAGatcttatttacaagtgaagaagaatatcaccagaccgtaatactaagtggccaTAGACAACCACTTTAGTACCTCACCAACCATATTCATGACACCAACTCTATGACCCACTCTATTCCCATATCAACGATATTGCACCGAAAGACCACAATTTTCTTAAAACTGCAATTAGGCTCCCTCCGTCGGGACCCTCATAGGGTGGCCGCCTGGCCGGTTTCGGGGtgggtgtgtgtgggtgtggtgGTGTCACTTGTATAGAGAAAACAAGTCCTCTCCACATCTTTGCATGTAATGAGGTTTTAACACCTCACTAACAAATTCAACACCGTAACCTTAAACCTTTTGCATGCATCGTTATTCACGCAGTTGTGAATAACAAACTTTTACTGTCacaaattttataattgaaatgtttattattttaattatttaaagatcatatcAATAATATGTTTATAATCAACAAGTAAAAATTACAGTTCATGACGaaaatctatttatttgatGTATATAGATGATTAAAACAATCTCTAATGATCTTTTGTTGAGATGatctttaaaataaataataaatgatcCCAACTATGAAAGTGCAAGATAAAAATTTGTTAATCACAATTGAATAAGCAATGCGTTACACCTTTGAGATAGACCAAGTATTATGGATATATGGTGTGGCTCATTGTCATCTTTCTCCTTCCGCAATTCTGGGTTTAAGTCAGAAAATCATTGTAGGCACGTAGAAAGGCAGGTCTTCATCAAGCACTATCATGAAAAGGACAAGCTTAAAACAAGCTCTTTGTCTATAAAATCCCAGATGCATATTGAAGTTTTGCACCCAAATATCAAAAGATAAACATACCTTTAATTATTCGTGCTTAATGATATTCCATGGCTCTTACAAACCTACAAGGGCCAACTCCTCTTCTCAGCCTTTCTTTAACTTCGCCATGCCATGCCACGCCATTTGCTCCACCCAAGCATTTTCCCCCCAACTTGAAGACCAAACATTTGCACCCAAATATCAAAAGATAAACATACCTTTAATTATTCGTGCTTAATGATATTCCATGGCTCTCACAAACCTACAAAGGCCAACACCTCTTCTCAGCCTTTCTTTAACTTCGCCATGCCATGCCATGCCATTTGCTCCACCCAAGCATTTTCCCCCCAACTTGAAGACCAAAAATTTGCACCCAAATATCAAAAGATAAACATACCTTTAATTATTCGTGCTTAATGATATTCCATGGCTCTCACAAACCTACAAAGGCCAACACCTCTTCTCAGCCTCTCTTTAACTTCACCATGCCATGCCATGCCATTTGCTCCACCCAAGCATTTTCCCCCCAACTTGAAGACCAAACCATGCTGAAGAGGCACCAGAACGGGACGGCCCGATTCCAGCAGGTACGTTTATTAGGATGCAGAAAAGAAGGAGAGGCGATGCATGATATTCAAAGATAAAGTGGACTTCAATGAGGTGAAAATCATGGCCGTCAAGGTGGTCTAATTGGACAGTGCTTTCCAATTGATCCAACGCAATGGGTCAACACTCAGAAGTCTGCATTCCAAACAGTTTCCTAAACGGGTACGTATGTGCCATTGCGTACCAGCCAGTTTCTGTAGTCAATACTACTAGTGTGTTCATCATTATTGCCTTAGACCATGGTGTTACCTCAGCTGGATACTAGATTAGTAGTGATGGACTAAGTATTGGCTTGTGAAGAATTCTTGGCCCTTGGGGCACAAAATGGAGAGAGTGGATTATGGGGCTTTCATGCCAAAGGAAGGACTCTATGGCTTGCTGTATATAGAGGCTTCTTATCTAAtggaggagagatttttcaatgtcaCCTGTACAcgaggtgg
This region includes:
- the LOC137729050 gene encoding trihelix transcription factor ENAP1-like; amino-acid sequence: MGDLTDLQITPFNAGTTASTPPSSKPRPMPVREDCWSEEATSTLVDAWGRRYIELNRGNLRQKDWQEVADAVNALHGHTKKTHRTDVQCKNRIDTIKKKYKVEKVRVSSSNGTLTSSWPFFERLDALIGSNVKKASPSPHSPSLPVAVPLPLGYRKTPSSAPVVTAVALPQKRSASTAALDEGFFRMNYSAVAAAAAAAAGAEDEDDEDEDEDDDDNDEADEEVEMARESGGEVGSGGGGGEGLKRLARAIERFGEVYQRVEAEKLRQMVELEKQRIQFANELEVERMRMIMDTQVQLERIKHGKRSGSNDVYS